From a region of the Brachionichthys hirsutus isolate HB-005 chromosome 9, CSIRO-AGI_Bhir_v1, whole genome shotgun sequence genome:
- the ttc22 gene encoding tetratricopeptide repeat protein 22, translating into METDDIQILIEDMDYIPGHFHLDLNLNCDPVGPAKLRFRDTCIKQESLRGELEAEAGPLQYAVRNLLGLLAFHLDKLEMSEEIFRGICKEDPGNLNAWANMGYVYDKLGRELDAGECVERVSSLMGLDGGEASKEETRILAARCLAEQAYVYPYDVELGGQDDLREKLAAALRLYNRALHYGGELISMEEKRIWYFKMATIYIRLDDIVKTTEDSEYSRLSHFNKGLKLLKESLECEKTRHKALAWCFVGIMLERKDEFNTVPMSVHDCGYSATDPLSCYGTAINLASDDAFTLNLLGKIFLVLGKFEMATGICNMSLNVLPDPELNWQAYCTRAKINVMLYIKDLEKAKQGEGGLPDRQKLTEARKDLNKVLVVHPCLLTHLEMAQVYYYMGVDALQESLLVDEGAVNCALVSLSHALQFELGESLPDLHVLRGRCLLLKGEEQNAADCFKRAMKLERPGSTDTTALRCLLQALLVLFMHGGPDTDDIVTQLEVWVQKAEEKYTADVVKTELRCLYRTHTEDVTELAKTLIRTGRLDLVRRLLKTVVPKYLVKKRVLARSFSFT; encoded by the exons ATGGAAACAGATGACATACAGATTCTCATAGAAGACATGGACTACATCCCAGGCCACTTCCACCTGGACCTTAACCTCAACTGCGACCCCGTTGGTCCGGCCAAGCTGAGATTCAGGGATACTTGTATAAAACAGGAAAGCCTCCGAGGTGAGCTGGAGGCTGAAGCTGGGCCTCTGCAGTACGCTGTCCGAAATCTTCTGGGTTTACTGGCCTTTCACCTCGACAAGCTGGAAATGTCTGAGGAAATATTCAG AGGCATTTGTAAAGAAGACCCTGGCAACCTTAACGCCTGGGCTAACATGGGCTATGTGTACGACAAGCTGGGGAGGGAGCTGGATGCAGGAGAGTGTGTGGAGAGAGTGTCCTCCTTGATGGGCTTAGATGGCGGAGAGGCTTCTAAGGAGGAGACCAGGATTCTGGCGGCTCGCTGTCTGGCTGAGCAGGCCTACGTGTACCCCTACGACGTGGAGCTGGGTGGCCAAGACGACCTCAGGGAGAAGCTGGCGGCGGCCTTGAGACTTTATAACAGAGCCCTGCACTATGGGGGTGAGCTG aTATCAATGGAGGAGAAACGAATCTGGTATTTTAAAATGGCAACCATCTATATAAG ATTGGATGACATAGTAAAGACCACAGAAGACTCTGAATACTCCAGACTGTCCCACTTCAATAAGGGACTGAAGCTCCTCAAAGAATCACTAGAATGTGAGAAGACACGACATAAAG cTCTTGCTTGGTGTTTCGTTGGCATCATGTTGGAGAGAAAGGACGAGTTCAACACTGTGCCCATGTCTGTACATGACTGTGGCTACTCTGCCACTGATCCTCTTTCCTGCTATGGAACG GCCATAAACTTGGCGAGTGACGATGCGTTCACCCTGAACCTCCTGGGAAAGATCTTCCTTGTGTTGGGCAAATTTGAGATGGCCACAGGGATCTGCAACATGAGCCTAAATGTGCTGCCAGACCCGGAGCTCAACTGGCAGGCTTACTGTACCCGCGCCAAG ATTAATGTGATGCTCTATATCAAGGACCTGGAGAAGGCAAAACAAGGTGAAGGTGGACTCCCAGACCGACAGAAGTTAACTGAGGCCAGAAAAGACCTGAACAAGGTCCTTGTTGTACACCCATGTCTGCTGACTCACCTTGAGATGGCACAg GTCTACTACTACATGGGCGTCGATGCACTCCAAGAGAGTCTTTTAGTGGATGAGGGGGCAGTGAACTGTGCATTGGTTAGTCTGTCCCATGCCCTACAGTTTGAGCTGGGGGAGAGCCTGCCTGACCTCCACGTGCTCAGAGGGCGCTGCCTCTTGCTGAAGGGTGAGGAGCAAAATGCAGCAGACTGCTTCAAACGGGCAATGAAACTGGAGAGACCAGGAAGCACAGATACTACGGCTCTACGATGCCTCCTGCAGGCCCTGCTGGTTCTTTTCATGCATGGAGGTCCTGACACGGATGACATCGTCACCCAACTGGAAGTGTGGGTGCAAAAGGCAGAGGAGAAGTACACTGCGGATGTCGTAAAAACGGAGCTGAGGTGCCTTTACAGGACTCACACCGAGGATGTGACAGAGTTAGCCAAAACTCTGATCAGGACAGGCAGACTGGACCTCGTGAGGAGGCTATTGAAAACGGTGGTGCCCAAATATCTGGTTAAGAAGAGAGTGCTAGCGAGGTCGTTCTCCTTCACATGA
- the LOC137899776 gene encoding cornifelin homolog B-like: MAVLPMTTWSTGLLDCCEDANTCCYGFWCCPCLACSLSGHMGENSCLPLCDVLSPAILSNLGVPMCVPPAGLAVRVGMRHKFAIQGSYCRDIATACCCAWCSWCQMRREWRYRTKTVVTVNMQPGPVMMGPGPVMMAPAQYGR; this comes from the exons ATGGCTGTACTTCCCATGACAACGTGGTCTACTGGTCTCCTTGACTGTTGTGAAGACGCAAATACAT GCTGCTATGGTTTCTGGTGCTGCCCTTGCCTGGCCTGCTCGCTATCGGGGCATATGGGGGAGAACAGTTGCCTCCCACTGTGCGACGTTTTGAGCCCGGCAATATTATCGAACCTTGGGGTGCCTATGTGCGTGCCGCCCGCTGGCCTGGCAGTGCGAGTCGGCATGCGACACAAATTTGCTATCCAG GGTTCTTACTGCAGGGACATCGCGACCGCCTGCTGCTGTGCGTGGTGCTCCTGGTGTCAGATGCGACGCGAGTGGAGATATCGCACCAAGACCGTGGTCACCGTCAACATGCAGCCCGGCCCGGTGATGATGGGCCCCGGCCCGGTGATGATGGCCCCAGCTCAATATGGGAGATAA
- the lurap1 gene encoding leucine rich adaptor protein 1, which translates to MDEGTAGETIPDLKDIEVKIGRKAPEGLLRWMREEASSLRGDAKLSTAHDTAKETGKKSLDEKINKLKVEMAHLRSVDVKILQQLLAVHEGIEAVKWLLEERSTLTSHCSSLTSSQYSLGEGPDTSWRGSWSSLQDPNDKLDNISIGSYLDTLADDMDEYCPSSSESVICSTTAILGAGNIRNETGKPATPVSSPKAKLEGPKQDAPLWPKAAKMGKGSPVSKGNAQTRAVKSNGVLERSTMQTCSPTRPNLSEKLGMTQSPKAKPYKNGKIDLESCKMNGKMLEYDAHWKWVQSQEDVTFL; encoded by the exons ATGGATGAAGGCACGGCCGGCGAGACCATCCCAGATTTGAAAGACATAGAGGTGAAAATTGGCAGAAAAGCCCCCGAGGGCTTGCTCAGGTGGATGCGGGAAGAGGCGTCTTCTCTCCGCGGGGACGCCAAACTGAGCACCGCGCACGACACCGCGAAGGAGACGGGGAAGAAGAGTTTGGATGAAAAGATCAATAAATTAAAGGTGGAAATG GCTCACTTGCGCTCAGTCGACGTGAAGATCTTGCAGCAGTTGCTGGCGGTCCATGAAGGCATCGAGGCAGTGAAATGGCTCCTGGAGGAGCGCAGTACACTAACGAGCCACTGCAGCAGCCTAACTAGCAGCCAGTACAGCCTGGGCGAGGGTCCCGACACCTCCTGGAGAGGCTCGTGGAGCAGCCTGCAGGACCCCAACGACAAACTGGACAACATCTCCATCGGCAGCTACCTGGACACCCTTGCGGACGATATGGATGAGTACTGCCCCTCTAGCTCTGAGTCGGTCATCTGTTCCACCAC TGCTATTCTTGGGGCTGGGAATATCAGGAATGAAACTGGGAAACCAGCTACTCCTGTCAGCTCTCCCAAAGCTAAGCTTGAGGGTCCCAAGCAAGATGCTCCTCTCTGGCCCAAGGCTGCAAAGATGGGGAAAGGAAGTCCCGTTTCTAAGGGCAACGCCCAGACTCGAGCTGTAAAGTCAAACGGTGTTCTGGAGAGAAGCACCATGCAGACCTGCAGCCCGACCCGTCCCAACCTCAGCGAGAAACTGGGAATGACACAGAGCCCCAAAGCCAAACCTTACAAAAATGGAAAGATTGACTTGGAATCTTGTAAAATGAACGGCAAAATGCTGGAGTATGACGCACACTGGAAATGGGTGCAATCGCAAGAAGATGTGACATTTCTGTAA
- the ttc4 gene encoding tetratricopeptide repeat protein 4: MASPDAQHESDDGMDDFMDKFKTQRYKNALAEDNWVEDFDKVPMFMKTAPEEIDGKTHPELACLQAIIHDEDRTPEEKAVSLKDEGNAFFKEKNYKKAVMAYTGGIKQKCEDREIHTVLLTNRAAAHFYLGNMRSALNDATAAKKIKPDHLKASIRGAQCCVKLRLFAETLQWCDEGLQLHPGDDTLKELRAAADKQKRAAERDIRKAKAKDKKLWIEKEKLLAAIKDRSIKLLQPGKPSKHSEDEEEGSSAADGLGSKEVTGAQVFLDEQGSLHWPVLFLYPEHQQSDFISAFCESGCFFDHLVAMFGEQFPPWDMDRKYHPQNLLLYFEDEQTETLYQVHTEMSLLKVLQHKRYFVKAGTPSFIVLVDGSGFWRTFVTGKKIKGL; this comes from the exons ATGGCGTCCCCCGATGCGCAACACGAGAGCGACGACGGCATGGACGACTTCATGGACAAATTCAAGACCCAAAGATATAAAAATGCCTTAGCCGAAGACAACTGGGTGGAG GATTTTGATAAAGTACCCATGTTCATGAAAACTGCCCCTGAAGAGATTGACGGAAAAACGCATCCGGAACTAGCTTGTCTGCAGGCCATTATCCACGATGAAGACAGAACCCCGGAAG AGAAAGCAGTGAGTCTGAAGGACGAGGGCAACGCCTTTTTCAAAGAGAAAAACTACAAAAAGGCTGTCATGGCTTACACGGGAGGGATAAAGCAGAAATGTGAGGACCGGGAAATCCACACTGTTCTCCTCACCAACCGGGCGGCGGCTCACTTTTACCTGG GTAATATGCGCTCTGCCTTAAACGATGCGACAGCTGCGAAGAAGATCAAACCAGATCACCTTAAAGCCTCGATAAGAG GTGCACAGTGTTGCGTGAAGCTGCGGCTCTTCGCAGAGACCCTCCAGTGGTGTGATGAGGGGCTTCAGCTCCATCCTGGTGACGATACGCTGAAGGagctgagagcagcagcagataaacaaaag agagcagcagagagagatatCAGGAAGGCCAAGGCCAAAGACAAGAAGCTGtggattgaaaaagaaaaacttttggCTGCTATAAAG GATCGCAGCATCAAGCTGCTCCAGCCTGGGAAGCCTAGTAAGCacagtgaggatgaagaggaaggctcCTCGGCAGCCGATGGTCTCGGCTCTAAGGAGGTCACGGGGGCTCAGGTCTTCCTGGATGAGCAGGGATCCCTTCACTGGCCCGTCCTCTTCCTATATCCAGAACATCAACAGAGCGACTTCATCTCGGCTTTCTGTGAGAGCGGCTG TTTCTTCGATCACCTGGTGGCCATGTTTGGAGAACAATTTCCACCATGGGACATGGATAGAAAATATCATCCACAGAATTTactg CTGTACTTTGAAGACGAGCAGACGGAGACTCTTTACCAAGTGCACACAGAGATGTCTCTTCTAAAGGTGTTGCAGCATAAAAG GTACTTTGTCAAGGCAGGCACCCCCAGCTTCATCGTTCTGGTGGATGGTTCTGGATTCTGGAGGACGTTTGTGACGggaaagaaaatcaaaggaTTGTGA